From the genome of Streptomyces sp. NBC_01341, one region includes:
- a CDS encoding dihydrolipoamide acetyltransferase family protein: MAQVLEFKLPDLGEGLTEAEIVRWLVEVGDVVAIDQPVVEVETAKAMVEVPCPYGGVVTARFGAEGAELPVGAPLLTVAVGSVDPVVDGTATTGPAGDASGADGEGSGNVLVGYGTGAPAARRRRVRPAQVPSSSGSSGPGSSPAPVRPVAASVPTVVSTPAPAAVTAPTGPVAVISPLVRKLARQHDLDLRQISGTGRDGLILRSDVESAIRDVESTVKDAESTVKDVVIAAVPDEAPRQAPQGERIALRGVRGAVAEKLARSRREIPDATCWVDADATELMAARAAMNAAGGSAAGPKVSVLALLARICTAALARFPELNATVDTESREIVRLPGVHLGFAAQTERGLMVPVVRDAHTRNAESIGAEIARLTEAARTGKLTPAQLTGGTFTLNNYGVFGVDGSTPIINHPEAAMLGVGRIMAKPWVYEGELAVRQVVQLSLTFDHRVCDGGTAGGFLRYVADCVEQPAVLLRTL; this comes from the coding sequence ATGGCACAGGTACTCGAATTCAAGCTGCCTGATCTCGGCGAAGGGCTGACCGAGGCAGAGATCGTGCGCTGGCTGGTGGAGGTGGGCGATGTCGTCGCCATCGATCAGCCGGTCGTCGAGGTCGAGACGGCCAAGGCCATGGTGGAGGTGCCGTGTCCGTACGGGGGGGTGGTGACCGCACGTTTCGGCGCGGAGGGCGCTGAACTCCCGGTCGGGGCACCTCTGCTGACGGTCGCCGTCGGCTCGGTGGATCCCGTCGTGGACGGCACGGCTACGACCGGGCCGGCCGGAGACGCGTCCGGCGCCGACGGTGAGGGCTCCGGCAACGTGCTCGTCGGCTACGGCACGGGCGCACCGGCCGCGCGACGCCGCAGGGTCAGGCCGGCGCAGGTGCCGTCCTCGTCCGGCTCCTCGGGTCCCGGTTCGTCTCCGGCTCCCGTTCGGCCGGTGGCGGCTTCGGTACCCACCGTGGTGTCGACTCCCGCCCCCGCGGCGGTGACGGCGCCGACGGGGCCGGTGGCGGTCATCTCGCCGCTGGTGCGGAAACTGGCGCGGCAGCACGATCTCGATCTCCGGCAGATCTCCGGCACCGGACGGGACGGACTGATTCTGCGCAGTGACGTGGAGTCTGCGATCAGGGACGTGGAGTCGACCGTCAAGGACGCGGAGTCCACGGTCAAGGACGTGGTGATCGCCGCCGTCCCCGATGAGGCGCCACGGCAGGCACCACAGGGCGAGCGGATCGCCCTGCGCGGAGTCCGCGGTGCGGTCGCCGAGAAGCTGGCCCGCAGCAGGCGCGAGATTCCCGACGCCACCTGCTGGGTGGACGCGGACGCCACCGAGCTGATGGCAGCGAGGGCGGCCATGAACGCCGCCGGGGGTTCCGCCGCCGGTCCGAAGGTGTCGGTGCTCGCGCTGCTGGCCCGCATCTGCACAGCCGCTCTGGCCCGGTTCCCCGAGCTGAACGCGACGGTGGACACCGAGTCCCGGGAGATCGTGCGGCTGCCAGGTGTCCACCTGGGCTTCGCCGCGCAGACCGAGCGAGGCCTGATGGTCCCGGTTGTGCGGGACGCGCACACACGGAACGCGGAGTCGATCGGCGCCGAGATCGCCCGGCTGACCGAGGCGGCCAGGACGGGGAAGCTGACACCGGCGCAGCTCACCGGTGGGACGTTCACGCTGAACAACTACGGCGTGTTCGGAGTGGACGGCTCGACGCCGATCATCAACCACCCCGAGGCGGCGATGCTCGGCGTCGGCCGGATCATGGCCAAGCCCTGGGTGTACGAGGGTGAACTGGCGGTCCGCCAGGTCGTGCAGCTCTCGCTGACCTTCGACCACCGGGTCTGCGACGGAGGTACCGCAGGAGGGTTCCTGCGGTACGTGGCGGACTGCGTGGAGCAGCCGGCGGTGCTGTTGCGGACGCTGTAG
- a CDS encoding NTP transferase domain-containing protein yields the protein MTAYDAIVLAGGAAKRLGGADKPGLRVGGRALLDRVLAVCADAGSTVVVGGRRPTTRPVTWTREVPEGGGPLAALGAGVRETAAANVLVLSADLPFLAETTVRSLLTAAGAGAREGALCTDPDGRDQPLVAVYRAEPLRRELALLATEYGSLAGLPLRLLTAELDLARVEAGPLASFDCDTWEDIAAARARIREHGTVLDEWITAVKNELGIDLDVDTGALLDLARDAAHGVARPAAPLTTFLVGYAAAMASSGKSPEAAAEAVAEASRKAAALALRWEEEAAPGSEPATP from the coding sequence ATGACCGCGTATGACGCCATCGTTCTTGCCGGGGGAGCCGCGAAGCGGCTCGGGGGGGCCGACAAGCCGGGCCTTCGTGTGGGCGGCCGTGCCCTGCTCGACCGGGTTCTCGCCGTCTGCGCCGACGCCGGTTCCACGGTGGTGGTCGGTGGCCGGAGGCCGACCACGCGTCCCGTCACATGGACGCGTGAAGTACCCGAGGGGGGAGGCCCGTTGGCGGCGCTGGGTGCCGGGGTCAGGGAGACCGCGGCGGCGAACGTTCTGGTGCTCTCCGCGGATCTGCCTTTTCTGGCGGAGACGACGGTCCGTTCGTTGCTGACCGCGGCCGGGGCAGGCGCCCGGGAGGGCGCGTTGTGCACGGATCCGGACGGCCGGGACCAGCCGCTGGTCGCCGTCTACCGTGCCGAGCCGCTGCGACGCGAGCTGGCCCTGCTCGCCACGGAGTACGGCAGCCTCGCGGGCCTTCCGCTGCGCCTGCTGACGGCTGAACTGGACCTGGCCCGGGTGGAGGCGGGACCGCTCGCCTCTTTCGACTGCGACACCTGGGAAGACATTGCTGCCGCCAGAGCGCGGATCAGGGAGCATGGGACCGTGCTGGACGAATGGATCACCGCAGTCAAGAACGAGCTGGGCATCGACCTCGACGTCGACACCGGCGCCCTCCTCGACCTCGCTCGTGACGCCGCGCACGGCGTCGCCCGGCCCGCCGCGCCCCTGACCACGTTCCTGGTGGGATACGCGGCGGCCATGGCGAGCAGCGGCAAGAGCCCTGAGGCCGCTGCGGAAGCAGTGGCGGAGGCCTCCCGCAAGGCCGCGGCCCTCGCGCTCCGGTGGGAGGAAGAGGCGGCACCGGGCAGCGAGCCCGCGACGCCATGA
- a CDS encoding molybdopterin-binding protein has product MPAPAERGGSSAAPPPSAPTPGDATPGDSPRGGRATSRGTVPGATASGPTAPSTEAPRTPASGAHAPSTPVSSAQDSGSSKPTTPSRQAAGPDTADPEDWDPAGPDSSALGTTYRRVSPPARGAAALSKAHRTRATPWAEARALAERLGRAAPLAAHRLPLDRALGHVLAERVVALTDLPPFDTSAMDGWVVAGPGPWTVQEGAGLLAGRGAVERLPDGEASRIATGARIPSDATAVIRSEHAHADEAKGLLHATRDVVPGQDIRPRGQECRSGDELLPVGTVVTPPVLGLAAAAGYDALVAVPRPRVDVFVLGDELLTAGLPREGLIRDALGPMLAPWLRALGAEVAEPLRLGDDAEALHRALVSSDADLILTTGGTAAGPVDHVHPVLARMGAELLVDGVAVRPGHPMLLARLAEQGPCLVGLPGNPLAAVSGLLTLAEPLLRGIAGRTAQDAYRAPVHEEVHGHPHDTRLIPVVHRDDSVLPLHYNGPAMLRGIAAADGLAVVPPGGVRSGTEVEILDLPWASASPWTEGCFT; this is encoded by the coding sequence GTGCCTGCCCCGGCCGAACGGGGCGGGAGTTCCGCCGCCCCTCCCCCGAGCGCCCCGACCCCCGGCGACGCGACCCCGGGCGATTCACCCCGAGGCGGCCGCGCTACCTCCAGGGGAACAGTCCCCGGAGCGACGGCCTCCGGACCAACGGCCCCCAGTACGGAGGCTCCCAGGACACCGGCTTCCGGCGCTCACGCTCCCAGTACACCGGTCTCAAGCGCTCAGGACTCGGGCTCGTCGAAGCCGACCACGCCGAGCAGGCAGGCGGCCGGGCCGGACACGGCGGACCCCGAGGACTGGGATCCCGCCGGCCCGGACTCCTCGGCCCTTGGCACCACGTACCGCCGCGTGTCGCCGCCGGCACGCGGGGCGGCAGCCTTGTCCAAGGCTCACCGGACCCGGGCCACACCCTGGGCCGAGGCACGTGCCCTGGCCGAGCGTCTGGGCCGGGCTGCCCCGCTGGCCGCCCATCGACTGCCGCTGGACCGTGCCCTGGGGCACGTCCTGGCGGAGCGCGTCGTCGCGCTCACCGACCTGCCGCCGTTCGACACCTCGGCCATGGACGGCTGGGTCGTCGCAGGACCAGGGCCGTGGACCGTACAGGAGGGCGCAGGGCTGCTCGCCGGGCGTGGAGCCGTCGAGCGGTTGCCCGACGGTGAGGCGTCCAGGATTGCCACGGGTGCCCGCATCCCCTCCGACGCCACGGCCGTGATCCGCAGTGAGCACGCACACGCCGACGAGGCCAAGGGACTGCTGCACGCGACCCGCGATGTCGTACCGGGGCAGGACATCCGGCCCCGGGGCCAGGAGTGCCGTTCCGGTGACGAGCTCCTGCCCGTCGGAACGGTGGTGACCCCGCCCGTGCTCGGCCTGGCAGCTGCTGCGGGATATGACGCCCTCGTCGCCGTGCCCCGGCCCCGCGTGGACGTTTTCGTGCTCGGTGACGAACTCCTCACCGCGGGTCTTCCGCGCGAAGGACTCATCCGGGATGCCCTCGGCCCCATGCTCGCTCCCTGGCTCCGCGCCCTGGGAGCAGAGGTCGCCGAGCCCCTGCGGCTGGGGGACGACGCCGAGGCACTGCACCGCGCACTCGTCTCCTCGGACGCCGACCTGATCCTCACCACGGGCGGTACGGCTGCCGGGCCCGTGGATCACGTCCACCCGGTCCTGGCCCGGATGGGGGCCGAGCTCCTCGTCGACGGGGTGGCCGTACGCCCTGGTCATCCCATGCTTCTGGCACGGCTCGCCGAGCAGGGACCGTGTCTGGTCGGCCTGCCGGGCAACCCTCTTGCCGCAGTATCCGGATTGCTGACCCTGGCCGAGCCGCTCCTCCGGGGTATCGCCGGCCGGACCGCCCAGGACGCCTACCGTGCGCCGGTGCACGAAGAGGTGCACGGACACCCGCACGACACCCGGCTGATCCCGGTGGTCCACCGTGACGACAGCGTTCTTCCCCTGCACTACAACGGCCCGGCCATGCTGCGTGGGATCGCCGCCGCGGACGGGCTGGCCGTGGTGCCGCCCGGCGGGGTACGGTCCGGCACCGAGGTGGAGATCCTCGATCTACCGTGGGCCTCGGCGTCGCCGTGGACGGAAGGGTGTTTCACGTGA
- a CDS encoding potassium channel family protein, with translation MGLGVAVDGRVFHVKLPGQDAMARRADEHVVPTRVLLPRRVIDRPLRQVAKRLAMALTVLALTVFIVWADRSGYHDNADGKVDFLDAVYYATVTLSTTGYGDIVPYSDPARLVNVILVTPLRVLFLIILVGTTLEVLTERTREDFRLKRWRSNLREHTVVVGFGTKGRSAIQTLCATGLKKDQIVVVDPAGKVIEAANAEGYVGVLGDATRSDVLLRAEVQKARQIIIATQRDDTAVLVALTARQLNRGAKIVAAVREEENAPLLKQSGADAVITSASAAGRLLGLSVLSPSAGTVMEDLIQQGSGLDLVERPVIKSEVGKNVRETDDLVVSVLRGHRLIGYDDPAASPLQLTDRVITIVRATPIHVQQTVHPPQSGSRT, from the coding sequence GTGGGCCTCGGCGTCGCCGTGGACGGAAGGGTGTTTCACGTGAAACTTCCCGGCCAGGACGCGATGGCCAGGCGTGCAGACGAACACGTCGTACCGACCCGGGTGCTTCTGCCCCGTCGGGTGATCGACAGGCCGTTGCGCCAGGTGGCCAAGCGGCTGGCGATGGCTTTGACCGTGCTGGCTCTGACGGTCTTCATCGTCTGGGCCGACCGCAGCGGCTACCACGACAACGCGGACGGCAAAGTCGACTTCCTCGACGCCGTCTACTACGCGACGGTGACGCTGTCGACGACCGGGTACGGCGACATCGTTCCCTACAGCGATCCGGCGCGGCTGGTCAACGTCATCCTGGTGACGCCGCTGCGCGTGCTCTTCCTGATCATCCTGGTCGGCACCACTCTCGAGGTCCTGACGGAGCGGACCCGGGAGGACTTCCGGCTGAAGCGTTGGAGAAGCAACTTGCGTGAACACACCGTCGTCGTCGGCTTCGGCACGAAGGGACGCTCAGCGATCCAGACGCTGTGTGCCACCGGCTTGAAGAAGGACCAGATCGTCGTCGTCGATCCCGCCGGCAAGGTGATCGAAGCGGCCAATGCCGAAGGTTACGTCGGCGTGTTGGGCGATGCGACGCGCAGCGATGTGCTGCTGCGGGCCGAGGTCCAGAAGGCCCGGCAGATCATAATCGCCACCCAGCGGGACGACACCGCGGTGCTGGTCGCGCTGACGGCCCGGCAGCTCAACCGAGGTGCGAAGATCGTTGCCGCCGTGCGTGAGGAGGAGAACGCGCCGCTGCTCAAGCAGTCCGGGGCCGACGCCGTGATCACCAGCGCGAGTGCCGCCGGCCGGCTGCTGGGCCTGTCCGTGCTGAGTCCGAGTGCGGGCACGGTGATGGAGGACCTCATCCAGCAGGGCAGCGGGCTCGATCTGGTCGAGCGGCCGGTCATAAAGTCCGAGGTGGGCAAGAACGTTCGCGAGACGGATGACCTGGTGGTCAGCGTCCTGCGGGGCCACAGGCTGATCGGGTACGACGATCCGGCCGCCAGCCCGCTTCAGCTCACGGACCGGGTGATCACGATCGTGCGCGCCACACCGATCCACGTCCAGCAGACGGTTCACCCTCCGCAGTCCGGGTCGCGGACATAG
- a CDS encoding NAD(P)H-quinone oxidoreductase gives MYAITIPEPGGPEALVWAEVPEPVPGDGEVLVEVVSSAVNRADVLQRQGFYNPPPGASPYPGLECAGRVLALGPGVSGWSVGDEVCGLLAGGGYAEKVAVPAGQLLPVPEGVDLAEAAALPEVAATVWSNVFMVAHLRPGETLLIHGGSSGIGTMAIQLAKAIGARVAVTAGGPEKLARCQELGADILIDYREQDFVDELRKATDGAGADVILDIVGAKYLDRNVRALAVNGRLAIIGLQGGAKGELNLGALLSKRAAVTATSLRSRPLAEKAAIIAAVREHVWPLIAAEVVRPVVDRTVPMPEAAEAHRLMESSSHIGKILLAAPNA, from the coding sequence ATGTATGCGATCACGATCCCCGAACCAGGCGGTCCCGAAGCGCTCGTATGGGCCGAGGTCCCCGAACCCGTGCCCGGCGATGGTGAAGTCCTCGTCGAGGTCGTGTCCAGCGCGGTCAACCGCGCCGATGTCCTCCAGCGGCAGGGCTTCTACAACCCGCCGCCCGGCGCGTCACCCTATCCGGGCCTGGAGTGCGCGGGCCGCGTCCTGGCACTCGGCCCCGGCGTGTCCGGATGGTCCGTGGGCGACGAGGTCTGCGGGCTGCTGGCGGGGGGCGGATACGCGGAAAAGGTCGCTGTGCCCGCCGGCCAGCTTCTTCCCGTTCCCGAGGGAGTGGACCTCGCGGAGGCCGCGGCGCTGCCCGAGGTGGCGGCGACGGTCTGGTCCAACGTCTTCATGGTGGCCCACCTGCGCCCCGGCGAGACCCTGCTGATCCACGGCGGGTCCAGCGGTATCGGCACCATGGCCATCCAGCTCGCCAAGGCCATCGGCGCGCGGGTCGCGGTCACAGCCGGCGGTCCCGAGAAACTGGCGCGCTGTCAGGAGCTCGGTGCCGACATCCTCATCGACTACCGCGAGCAGGACTTCGTCGACGAACTGCGCAAGGCGACCGACGGTGCGGGGGCCGACGTCATCCTCGACATCGTCGGAGCGAAGTACCTGGACCGTAACGTGCGGGCCCTGGCCGTGAACGGCCGCCTCGCGATCATCGGCCTGCAGGGCGGCGCCAAGGGCGAGCTGAACCTGGGTGCCCTGCTGAGCAAGCGGGCCGCCGTCACGGCGACCTCATTGCGCTCCCGTCCGCTGGCGGAGAAGGCGGCGATCATCGCCGCCGTACGCGAGCACGTGTGGCCGCTGATCGCCGCGGAGGTCGTCCGGCCGGTGGTCGACCGCACGGTGCCGATGCCGGAGGCGGCGGAGGCTCACCGGCTGATGGAGTCCAGCAGCCACATCGGCAAGATCCTCCTGGCCGCGCCGAACGCCTGA
- a CDS encoding bacterial proteasome activator family protein, with amino-acid sequence MEMPRNERSQEHPQVLVVGQDGMAIGGGAGAGGDESREVPVTEMVEQPAKVMRIGSMIKQLLEEVRAAPLDEASRVRLKEIHASSVKELEDGLAPELVEELERLSLPFTEESVPSEAELRIAQAQLVGWLEGLFHGIQTALFAQQMAARAQLEQMRRALPPGVGGDDDEAAVDPHGPARSGPYL; translated from the coding sequence ATGGAGATGCCGAGGAATGAACGGTCGCAGGAGCACCCCCAAGTCCTCGTGGTGGGGCAGGACGGAATGGCCATCGGCGGGGGCGCCGGGGCCGGCGGCGACGAGTCGCGCGAGGTCCCGGTGACGGAGATGGTCGAGCAGCCCGCCAAGGTCATGCGCATCGGCAGCATGATCAAACAGCTTCTGGAAGAGGTCAGGGCGGCTCCTCTCGACGAGGCGAGCCGGGTCCGGCTGAAGGAGATCCACGCGAGCTCCGTCAAGGAGCTTGAGGACGGCCTGGCCCCGGAACTCGTGGAGGAGCTCGAGCGCCTTTCGCTGCCGTTCACCGAGGAGTCCGTACCCTCCGAGGCCGAGCTGCGGATCGCGCAGGCCCAGCTGGTCGGCTGGTTGGAGGGCCTTTTCCACGGCATCCAGACGGCGCTCTTCGCCCAGCAGATGGCGGCGCGTGCGCAGCTGGAACAGATGCGCCGCGCCCTTCCTCCGGGCGTCGGGGGCGACGACGACGAAGCGGCCGTCGACCCCCACGGCCCTGCGCGCTCCGGCCCGTACCTCTAG
- a CDS encoding protein kinase domain-containing protein, producing MSHDGAQGRYAGGSVAGGRYQLRDLLGEGGMASVYLAYDSALDRQVAIKTLHTELGREQSFRERFRREAQAVAKLQHTNIVSVFDTGEDELGGALMPYIVMEYVEGQPLGSVLQADIRQFGAMPADKALKVTADVLAALETSHEMGLVHRDIKPGNVMMTKRGVVKVMDFGIARAMQSGVTSMTQTGMVVGTPQYLSPEQALGRGVDARSDLYSVGIMLFQLLTGRLPFDADSPLAIAYAHVQEEPGAPSSINRSVTPAMDALVARALKKNPNERFPSAAAMQDEIARLLSAGAPGGAPAIVGGSGPANSGSGVGSAVFPPVGQATPAQHSVQTPYQPQPHPQQHQPGPYGPPTPAPTPGYGYPQAAPQQYGAPAHLGHGTPPPYTMSPQTSTGQGGGSGRNMPVVVGAIVVALVAVGGLIAFLNMDGDAENGKGGDPGSSESAAAGEHKPPERNRTMDTEDCTDATEDTDDPAKVQAPNFIYKDIISAKSCAAAAGWTVKVVKVEGNTYAEDQVIDQFPTSGTAVAERGAHFELRIATGDPA from the coding sequence ATGAGCCACGACGGCGCACAGGGGCGGTACGCGGGCGGTTCCGTGGCCGGCGGCCGCTACCAGCTCCGCGACCTGCTCGGCGAAGGCGGGATGGCGTCCGTCTACCTCGCGTACGACTCAGCCCTGGACCGCCAGGTCGCCATCAAGACCCTGCACACCGAGCTGGGCCGTGAGCAGTCCTTCCGCGAGCGTTTCAGGCGCGAGGCGCAGGCGGTCGCCAAGCTCCAGCACACCAACATCGTCTCGGTGTTCGACACGGGCGAGGACGAGCTCGGCGGCGCCCTGATGCCGTACATCGTCATGGAGTACGTCGAGGGGCAGCCGCTCGGCTCCGTACTCCAGGCGGACATCCGGCAGTTCGGCGCGATGCCGGCCGACAAGGCGCTCAAGGTGACGGCCGACGTGCTGGCCGCCCTGGAGACCAGCCACGAGATGGGCCTGGTCCACCGCGACATCAAGCCCGGCAACGTGATGATGACCAAGCGCGGCGTGGTCAAGGTCATGGACTTCGGCATCGCCCGGGCCATGCAGTCGGGCGTCACCTCGATGACCCAGACCGGCATGGTCGTCGGCACCCCGCAGTACCTCTCCCCCGAGCAGGCACTCGGCCGCGGCGTCGACGCCCGCTCCGACCTGTACTCGGTCGGCATCATGCTCTTCCAACTGCTGACGGGGCGCCTGCCGTTCGACGCGGACTCCCCGCTCGCCATCGCGTACGCGCATGTCCAGGAGGAGCCGGGCGCACCGTCGAGCATCAACCGGTCGGTCACGCCCGCGATGGACGCCCTGGTCGCCCGTGCGCTGAAGAAGAACCCGAACGAACGCTTCCCCAGTGCCGCGGCCATGCAGGACGAGATCGCCCGCCTGCTCAGCGCGGGCGCCCCCGGCGGCGCCCCGGCGATCGTCGGCGGCAGCGGTCCGGCGAACAGCGGCTCGGGAGTCGGCTCGGCGGTCTTCCCGCCCGTCGGCCAGGCCACGCCGGCGCAGCACAGCGTGCAGACGCCGTACCAGCCGCAGCCCCACCCGCAGCAGCACCAGCCCGGCCCCTACGGCCCGCCGACCCCCGCTCCCACGCCGGGCTACGGCTACCCGCAGGCGGCGCCCCAGCAGTACGGTGCACCCGCCCACCTGGGGCACGGGACCCCGCCTCCGTACACGATGTCGCCGCAGACCTCGACGGGCCAGGGCGGCGGGTCCGGCCGGAACATGCCGGTCGTCGTGGGCGCGATCGTGGTAGCCCTCGTCGCGGTCGGCGGACTGATCGCCTTCCTCAACATGGACGGCGACGCGGAGAACGGCAAGGGCGGTGACCCCGGCTCCAGCGAGTCCGCGGCGGCCGGCGAGCACAAGCCGCCGGAGCGCAACCGGACGATGGACACCGAGGACTGCACCGACGCCACGGAGGACACCGACGACCCGGCGAAGGTCCAGGCCCCGAACTTCATCTACAAGGACATCATCTCCGCGAAGTCCTGTGCTGCAGCCGCCGGTTGGACGGTCAAGGTCGTCAAGGTCGAGGGCAACACCTACGCCGAGGACCAGGTCATCGACCAGTTCCCGACGTCGGGGACGGCAGTGGCGGAGCGTGGCGCCCACTTCGAGCTGCGTATCGCGACGGGCGATCCGGCCTGA
- a CDS encoding protein kinase domain-containing protein, giving the protein MAPESEANGGGVSDGTDSWGVGGVVGDGRYRMTHRLGRGGMAEVYAAEDVRLGRTVAVKLLRSDLAEDPVSKARFTREAQSVAGLNHHAIVAVYDSGEDVVGGSTVPYIVMELVEGNTIRDLLLEAEAPPPEQALIIVSGVLEALAYSHQHGIVHRDIKPANVIITHSGAVKVMDFGIARALHGVQSTMTQTGMVMGTPQYLSPEQALGKAVDHRSDLYATGCLLYELLALRPPFTGETPLSVVYQHVQDMPLPPSEAAGAVPPELDGLVMRSLAKDPDDRFQSAEEMRGLVQYSLQMLQVQGGHTGTWNTGPVTVHDGGHTAPMNIGGGTAAMGHPMHGETSQGPILPPMNPDDGAYAGGHHNGGGRNKMWLFVLLALIAIGAGVAFAVQAANDNNKSKKTPSSPSTSVSPSESPKSPDPTDEETEESEEPDSSTGGQTWPTREPTFTPSDDPTEPTQKPTETPTSSDPGTTDGGTTTDGGTTADGGTTDGGTDEGGTGETTSGTTDGTTAGGTPAGTSAGAAAGTTTGTTAG; this is encoded by the coding sequence ATGGCACCCGAATCCGAAGCAAACGGCGGCGGAGTTTCGGATGGCACCGACTCCTGGGGTGTCGGCGGTGTGGTCGGAGACGGCCGCTACCGCATGACGCACCGGCTCGGCCGCGGCGGCATGGCCGAGGTCTACGCAGCGGAGGACGTCCGTCTGGGGCGGACGGTCGCGGTGAAACTGCTGCGCTCCGATCTCGCGGAGGACCCCGTCTCGAAGGCGCGTTTCACGCGTGAGGCGCAGTCGGTCGCGGGGCTCAACCACCATGCGATCGTCGCGGTGTACGACTCCGGCGAGGACGTCGTGGGCGGCTCGACCGTGCCCTACATCGTGATGGAGCTGGTCGAGGGCAACACCATCCGCGACCTGCTGCTGGAGGCCGAGGCGCCGCCGCCCGAGCAGGCGCTGATCATCGTCTCCGGCGTGCTGGAGGCTCTGGCGTACTCCCACCAGCACGGCATCGTGCACCGTGACATCAAGCCGGCGAACGTGATCATCACGCACTCCGGCGCGGTCAAGGTGATGGACTTCGGCATCGCCCGCGCGCTGCACGGCGTGCAGTCGACGATGACGCAGACCGGCATGGTCATGGGCACCCCGCAGTACCTCTCCCCGGAGCAGGCGCTCGGCAAGGCGGTCGACCACCGTTCCGACCTGTACGCCACCGGTTGCCTGCTGTACGAACTGCTCGCCCTGCGGCCCCCGTTCACCGGTGAGACGCCGCTCTCCGTCGTGTACCAGCACGTCCAGGACATGCCGCTCCCGCCCTCCGAGGCCGCCGGAGCGGTCCCGCCGGAGCTGGACGGCCTCGTCATGCGCTCCCTGGCCAAGGACCCGGACGACCGGTTCCAGAGTGCCGAGGAGATGCGCGGCCTCGTCCAGTACAGCCTGCAGATGCTGCAGGTCCAGGGCGGGCACACCGGCACGTGGAACACCGGCCCGGTCACCGTGCACGACGGTGGTCACACGGCGCCGATGAACATCGGCGGCGGCACCGCCGCGATGGGTCACCCCATGCACGGGGAGACCTCGCAGGGTCCGATCCTGCCGCCCATGAACCCGGACGACGGGGCGTACGCCGGCGGGCACCACAACGGTGGCGGCCGCAACAAGATGTGGCTCTTCGTCCTGCTCGCCCTCATCGCGATCGGGGCGGGCGTCGCCTTCGCCGTCCAGGCGGCGAACGACAACAACAAGAGCAAGAAGACCCCGTCCAGCCCCTCCACCTCGGTCTCCCCGAGCGAGTCGCCGAAGTCACCCGATCCCACGGACGAGGAGACGGAGGAGTCGGAGGAACCCGACAGCTCCACGGGCGGTCAGACGTGGCCCACCAGGGAGCCGACGTTCACGCCGTCGGACGATCCGACCGAGCCGACCCAGAAGCCGACCGAGACGCCCACGTCGTCCGACCCCGGCACGACGGACGGCGGCACCACGACGGACGGCGGCACCACGGCGGACGGCGGCACGACCGACGGCGGCACCGACGAGGGCGGTACCGGAGAGACCACCAGTGGGACCACGGACGGCACCACGGCCGGAGGGACCCCCGCGGGGACCTCGGCGGGCGCCGCAGCGGGTACGACGACGGGTACCACCGCCGGCTGA